One genomic window of Arachis stenosperma cultivar V10309 chromosome 10, arast.V10309.gnm1.PFL2, whole genome shotgun sequence includes the following:
- the LOC130958162 gene encoding protein NSP-INTERACTING KINASE 1-like, with protein sequence MSFSSWASPDTRLFINGILILPSTLQFFFFLILKQLTLLLRSMGFSRTAQSALLLVAFFCLLRSAHALLSPKGINFEVQALMAIKASLVDPHGILDNWDGDAVDPCSWNMVTCSPQSFVISLGIPSQNLSGTLSPSIGNLTNLQSVVLQNNNITGPIPSELGKLSMLQTLDLSNNFFNGEIPQSLGHLRTLQYLRLNNNSFSGECPVSVANMAQLSFLDLSYNNLSGSVPRILAKSFSIVGNPLVCTTGKETNCHGMTLMPMSMDLNTTQSASPSGTHKTHKIAIAFGLSLGCLSFIALVFGLVIWWRRKHNKQAFFDVKDRHHEEVYLGNLKRFQLRELEIATNNFSNKNILGKGGFGNVYKGRLQDGSVVAVKRLKDGNAIGGEIQFQTEVEMISLAVHRNLLKLYGFCVTATERLLVYPYMCNGSVASRLKGKPTLEWGTRKQIALGAGRGLLYLHEQCDPKIIHRDVKAANILLDEYCEAVVGDFGLAKLLDHKDTHVTTAVRGTVGHIAPEYLSTGQSSDKTDVFGFGILLLELITGLRALEFGKAANQKGAMLDWVSKIHKEKKLELLVDKDLKNNYDRIELEEIVKVALLCTQYLPAHRPKMSEVVRMLEGDGLAEKWEASLSAHDTTKPNKAHEFSYSDRYSDLTDDSSLLAQAMELSGPR encoded by the exons ATGTCTTTTTCCTCTTGGGCCTCACCTGACACAAGATTGTTCATCAATGGGATTCTCATTCTCCCTTCAACtcttcaattcttcttctttctcattTTGAAACAACTCACTTTACTTTTGAGATCAATGGGGTTCTCAAGAACTGCACAATCTGCACTTCTTCTTGTGGCATTCTTCTGTCTTCTGAGATCTGCACATGCTTTACTTTCTCCCAAAGGAATCAACTTTGAAG TGCAAGCTTTAATGGCCATAAAAGCTTCTCTAGTGGACCCTCATGGCATTTTGGACAATTGGGATGGAGATGCAGTTGATCCATGTAGCTGGAACATGGTCACATGTTCTCCTCAGAGCTTTGTCATTAGCTT AGGAATTCCAAGTCAGAATTTATCTGGTACTCTATCACCAAGCATTGGAAACCTAACAAACCTTCAGAGTGt TGTGCTGCAAAATAATAACATAACTGGACCAATCCCTTCAGAGCTAGGCAAACTTTCCATGCTTCAAACACTTGATCTCTCCAATAACTTCTTTAATGGGGAAATTCCTCAATCTCTTGGTCATCTCAGAACACTTCAGTACTT GAGGCTTAATAATAACAGTTTTTCTGGAGAATGTCCTGTGTCAGTGGCTAACATGGCTCAGCTTTCTTTTCT TGACTTGTCCTACAATAATCTAAGTGGATCTGTACCAAGAATTTTGGCCAAATCATTCAG CATTGTTGGAAACCCCCTTGTATGCACAACAGGAAAAGAAACAAACTGCCATGGAATGACACTGATGCCTATGTCCATGGACTTAAACACTACTCAGA GTGCTTCACCATCAGGCACACATAAAACTCACAAAATCGCCATCGCTTTCGGCTTAAGTCTTGGATGCCTCTCCTTTATAGCTCTTGTCTTTGGACTTGTTATATGGTGGAGGCGCAAGCACAACAAGCAGGCATTCTTTGATGTCAAAG ACCGGCACCATGAAGAAGTGTACCTTGGAAACCTGAAGAGGTTCCAATTAAGAGAACTTGAGATTGCTACAAACAACTTCAGCAACAAGAACATATTGGGAAAGGGTGGTTTTGGAAATGTGTACAAAGGAAGACTTCAAGATGGGAGTGTTGTAGCTGTGAAGAGGCTGAAAGATGGGAATGCAATTGGAGGGGAGATTCAGTTTCAGACAGAAGTTGAAATGATCAGCTTGGCAGTGCACAGAAACCTCCTTAAACTTTATGGATTCTGTGTTACAGCAACAGAAAGGCTTTTGGTGTATCCCTACATGTGCAATGGGAGTGTTGCTTCACGTCTGAAAGGAAAGCCAACATTGGAGTGGGGAACAAGGAAGCAAATAGCATTAGGAGCAGGAAGAGGACTGCTGTACCTTCATGAGCAGTGTGATCCAAAAATAATCCACAGGGATGTGAAAGCTGCAAACATATTACTTGATGAGTATTGTGAGGCAGTTGTTGGTGATTTTGGGTTGGCAAAGCTTTTGGATCACAAAGACACACATGTCACAACTGCTGTCAGGGGTACTGTGGGCCACATTGCACCGGAATATCTCTCCACAGGCCAGTCCTCTGACAAAACTGATGTCTTTGGATTTGGCATTCTCCTTCTTGAATTGATCACTGGCTTGAGGGCTTTGGAGTTTGGCAAGGCTGCTAACCAAAAAGGTGCTATGCTTGATTGG GTAAGCAAAATTCACAAGGAGAAGAAGCTTGAATTACTTGTAGACAAGGATCTAAAGAACAACTATGACAGGATTGAGCTTGAGGAAATTGTAAAGGTAGCTCTATTGTGCACACAATATCTTCCGGCCCACAGGCCCAAGATGTCTGAAGTTGTGCGCATGCTTGAAGGTGATGGGCTTGCAGAGAAATGGGAAGCCTCACTAAGTGCCCATGACACAACAAAGCCCAACAAAGCCCATGAGTTCTCTTATTCAGATCGTTACTCTGATCTCACTGATGACTCTTCTTTGTTGGCCCAAGCTATGGAGCTTTCTGGCCCAAGATGA
- the LOC130957720 gene encoding uncharacterized protein LOC130957720: MSVVLRFVDKHGCVQERFFDLIHVSDTCSLTLKTEISSVLSRHNLDIQNLRGQGYDGASNMRGEWNGLQALFLKDCPFAYYIHCLAHRLQLALVSAAKEVCYVHQFFSKLTLIVNVVTVSPKRHDQLRVAQANNVANLIANDQIVTGSGLNQIGTLQRAGDTRWGSHLNSVRSLLCMFDATCEVLEKKHGRRRGRTRKIVDQISVEHHYRVNLFLAVIDTQLQELNGRFNDNMVELLTLSSTLDPRDNYKFFSVNKVCELVERFYPGDFSDQEKFHIRMQAQHYELDVPNHVELTNLCTISELCQGLTKTGKSLTYPLIDRLIRLVLTLPVSTATTERSFSAMNIVKNRLRNKMEDELLANCLLIYIEKKIAERFDTDSIIDEFYDMKNRRVPLR, from the exons ATGTCTGTGGTTTTGAGATTTGTAGACAAGCACGGTTGTGTTCAAGAAAGATTTTTTGATCTTATACATGTTTCTGATACATGTTCTTTGACATTGAAAACAGAAATTTCATCAGTTCTTTCTCGTCATAATCTTGATATCCAAAATCTTAGGGGACAAGGGTACGATGGAGCTAGTAATATGCGTGGTGAATGGAATGGATTGCAAGCTCTATTTTTGAAAGATTGCCCTTTTGCTTATTACATTCATTGTCTTGCTCATCGATTACAATTAGCACTTGTTTCTGCAGCCAAAGAAGTTTGTTATGTTCATcaattcttttcaaaacttACACTAATTGTGAATGTTGTGACTGTTTCTCCTAAACGTCATGATCAGTTAAGGGTTGCTCAAGCAAATAATGTTGCAAACTTAATTGCCAATGATCAAATTGTGACAGGTAGTGGACTTAATCAAATTGGTACTTTGCAAAGAGCTGGAGATACTAGATGGGGGTCTCATTTGAATTCTGTACGTAGCTTGTTATGCATGTTTGATGCTACTTGTGAAGTTCTTGAAAAAAAGCACGGAAGAAG AAGAGGCCGGACTCGCAAAATTGTTGATCAAATTTCAGTAGAGCATCATTACCGTGTTAATTTATTTCTGGCTGTAATTGATACACAATTGCAAGAGCTTAATGGAAGATTCAATGATAATATGGTGGAATTGCTTACTTTAAGTTCAACTTTAGATCCCAGAGATAATTATAAGTTCTTCAGTGTCAACAAAGTATGTGAATTAGTAGAACGGTTTTATCCAGGTGACTTCAGTGACCAAGAGAAATTTCACATTAGAATGCAAGCTCAACATTATGAACTTGATGTTCCTAATCATGTTGAATTAACTAACTTGTGCACAATTTCAGAGTTATGTCAAGGATTAACGAAGACAGGAAAGTCTTTAACATATCCTTTGATTGATCGTTTGATTCGCTTGGTATTAACTCTCCCTGTTTCAACTGCTACAACTGAGAGATCTTTTTCAGCTATGAATATTGTGAAGAATAGACTCAGAAACAAAATGGAAGATGAATTGCTTGCTAATTGTCTTTTGATTTACATTGAGAAGAAGATTGCTGAAAGATTTGACACAGATTCTATTATcgatgaattttatgatatgaAGAATCGACGTGTACCACTTCGTTAG